One stretch of Nocardia mangyaensis DNA includes these proteins:
- a CDS encoding methionine synthase has product MWRSENSPETAQEPVETLRGGVATGVGSWPGTDPREAAATIIGELPDLPHLVELPDRGIGADMIGRVSALLVDLRFDSTTRGYRLAARPGAVSRRARDLLHADLDAIEEAWETLGLAGTGRVVKLQSAGPLTLAAEVELPGGHRILTDSGAVRDLSESLAEGLARHVAEIRRRLGAEVVLQLDEPQLTTVLNGALQGPSILNTIGALPEPDALHIIDTVINAQSAPVLLHACASRPALTTLGRTAAAAISFDASTITTADLDALGEILDAGKKIALGLTPAEAPAKPPTWRDIAEPAVRLIDRLALPRTTLATQILVTPACGLAGAPLPWSRQALALTTEVARAFADEPESITFD; this is encoded by the coding sequence TTGTGGCGCAGCGAGAACTCTCCGGAGACTGCTCAGGAGCCGGTCGAGACCCTGAGGGGCGGCGTCGCCACGGGCGTCGGTTCCTGGCCGGGAACCGATCCGCGCGAGGCGGCCGCGACGATCATCGGTGAACTGCCCGACCTCCCGCACCTGGTCGAGTTGCCGGATCGCGGCATCGGCGCGGACATGATCGGCCGGGTCTCGGCCCTGCTCGTCGACCTGCGATTCGATTCGACGACCCGGGGTTATCGTCTGGCCGCGCGACCGGGCGCGGTGTCTCGCCGGGCCAGGGACCTGCTGCACGCGGATCTGGACGCCATCGAAGAAGCGTGGGAGACACTGGGTCTCGCGGGCACCGGTCGCGTGGTGAAACTCCAGTCGGCGGGCCCGCTGACCCTCGCCGCCGAGGTCGAACTCCCCGGCGGACACCGCATCCTCACCGATTCCGGTGCGGTGCGCGATCTTTCGGAGTCCCTCGCCGAAGGGCTGGCCCGGCACGTCGCCGAGATCCGCAGGCGGTTGGGTGCCGAGGTCGTCCTGCAACTGGACGAACCCCAGCTCACCACCGTTCTGAACGGTGCACTGCAGGGCCCGAGCATCCTGAACACCATCGGCGCGCTCCCCGAACCGGACGCCCTGCACATCATCGACACCGTCATCAACGCCCAGTCCGCCCCGGTTCTCCTGCACGCCTGCGCCTCCCGCCCCGCCCTCACCACTCTCGGCCGCACCGCCGCCGCCGCGATCTCCTTCGACGCCTCGACGATCACCACCGCCGATCTCGACGCCCTCGGCGAGATCCTCGACGCGGGCAAGAAGATCGCCCTCGGCCTGACCCCCGCCGAAGCCCCCGCCAAGCCGCCGACCTGGCGCGACATCGCCGAACCCGCCGTCCGCCTCATCGACCGTCTCGCCCTGCCCCGCACCACCCTGGCCACCCAGATCCTGGTCACCCCCGCCTGCGGCCTAGCAGGCGCACCCCTCCCATGGTCGCGCCAAGCTCTCGCCCTCACCACCGAGGTAGCTCGTGCCTTCGCCGACGAACCGGAGTCCATCACCTTCGACTGA
- the mnmA gene encoding tRNA 2-thiouridine(34) synthase MnmA, with protein MRVLAAMSGGVDSAVAAARAVDAGHEVVGVHLALSASPGTLRTGSRGCCSKEDAGDARRAADVLGIPFYVWDFADRFKEDVIDDFVAAYAAGETPNPCLRCNEKIKFSALADRAQALGFDAVVTGHYARLDEGVLRRAVDADKDQSYVLAVLTAEQLARAMFPVGDTPKPRIREEAAERGLAVANKPDSHDICFIPSGDTRAFLGAKIGIRPGALVDSDGTVLGSHEGVHGFTVGQRKGLGLSHTAADGKPRYVTEIDPDSGTVKVGSVEDLQVDVVTAERAIWTSGARPGGPVECVVQVRAHGGTAPAVVEPDGDGLVARLREPLSGVAKGQAIVLYLPDAEGGDTVLGSGTISGTDRAGVPMDSADATA; from the coding sequence ATGCGAGTTCTCGCCGCGATGAGTGGTGGTGTCGATTCGGCGGTGGCCGCGGCGCGGGCCGTGGACGCGGGCCACGAGGTGGTCGGGGTGCATCTGGCGCTGTCGGCCTCGCCGGGCACGCTGCGCACGGGGTCGCGCGGATGCTGCTCCAAGGAGGACGCCGGTGACGCGCGCCGCGCCGCCGACGTGCTCGGCATCCCCTTCTATGTCTGGGACTTCGCCGACCGCTTCAAGGAAGACGTGATCGACGATTTCGTCGCTGCCTACGCCGCGGGGGAGACGCCGAACCCGTGCCTACGCTGCAACGAGAAGATCAAGTTCTCCGCCCTCGCCGACCGCGCGCAGGCGCTGGGCTTCGATGCCGTGGTCACCGGTCACTACGCCCGCCTCGACGAGGGTGTGCTGCGCCGTGCGGTCGACGCCGACAAGGACCAGTCCTATGTGCTGGCGGTGCTCACCGCCGAGCAGCTGGCACGCGCGATGTTCCCGGTCGGGGACACCCCGAAGCCGCGTATTCGCGAGGAAGCCGCCGAGCGCGGGTTGGCCGTGGCGAACAAGCCCGACAGCCACGACATCTGTTTCATCCCCTCCGGTGACACCCGCGCGTTCCTCGGCGCCAAGATCGGTATCCGGCCCGGTGCGCTGGTCGACTCCGACGGCACGGTGCTCGGCAGTCACGAGGGTGTGCACGGCTTCACCGTCGGCCAGCGCAAGGGCCTCGGCCTGAGCCACACCGCCGCCGACGGCAAGCCGCGCTACGTCACCGAGATCGACCCCGACTCGGGCACCGTCAAGGTCGGTTCGGTCGAAGACCTGCAGGTCGACGTCGTCACCGCCGAGCGCGCCATCTGGACCTCCGGTGCGCGGCCTGGCGGGCCGGTCGAGTGCGTCGTGCAGGTGCGCGCGCACGGTGGTACCGCGCCCGCCGTGGTCGAGCCCGATGGTGACGGCCTGGTCGCGCGCCTGCGTGAACCGCTCAGCGGTGTCGCGAAGGGACAGGCGATCGTGCTGTATCTGCCCGATGCCGAGGGTGGGGACACCGTGCTCGGCAGCGGCACGATCAGCGGTACCGACCGCGCTGGTGTCCCGATGGATTCGGCCGACGCTACGGCGTAG
- a CDS encoding cysteine desulfurase family protein encodes MKSAYTGPVTGAPKTVYLDHAATTPMLPAAVEAMTAALGTVGNASSLHGSGRAARRVLEEARESIAADLGARPSEVIFTSGGTESDNLAVKGIFWGRRAADPRRTRIVTSSVEHHAVLDAVEWLEKHEGAQVSWLPVDDEGTVSPHALREVLAAHVDEVALVSVMWANNEVGTVQPITELASVAAEFDVPMHSDAIQAVSQLPIDFGASGLAALSVAGHKVGGPHGIGVLLLGRQVPCVPLVHGGGHERDLRSGTSDVAAAVGLAAALRDAANDLPGRTAQLRALRDRLIAGVRALAPDAVLNGPADERRLAGNAHFTFPGCEGDSLLMLLDAAGVECSTGSACNAGVASPSHVLIAMGVEPWQARSSLRFSLGHTSTGADVETLLTVLPQVIDRARAAGLAGARGGA; translated from the coding sequence ATGAAGTCGGCTTATACGGGTCCGGTCACCGGTGCGCCCAAGACGGTCTACCTCGACCATGCGGCGACAACTCCGATGCTGCCCGCCGCCGTCGAGGCGATGACGGCTGCGTTGGGCACGGTCGGGAACGCGTCGTCGCTGCACGGTTCGGGGCGGGCGGCGCGGCGGGTGCTGGAGGAGGCGCGCGAGTCGATTGCCGCTGATCTGGGGGCGCGGCCCTCGGAGGTGATCTTCACTTCTGGCGGCACCGAGAGCGACAATCTGGCCGTCAAGGGCATCTTCTGGGGGCGCAGGGCGGCCGATCCGCGGCGTACCAGGATCGTCACCAGTTCGGTCGAACACCACGCGGTGCTCGACGCGGTGGAGTGGCTGGAGAAGCACGAGGGTGCGCAGGTCAGCTGGCTGCCGGTGGACGACGAGGGCACCGTCTCGCCGCACGCGCTGCGGGAGGTGCTCGCCGCGCACGTCGACGAGGTGGCGCTGGTCAGCGTGATGTGGGCCAACAACGAGGTCGGTACCGTGCAGCCGATCACCGAATTGGCTTCGGTCGCCGCGGAATTCGACGTTCCGATGCACAGTGACGCCATCCAGGCCGTGAGCCAGCTGCCCATCGATTTCGGCGCGAGCGGGCTGGCCGCGCTGAGCGTGGCCGGACACAAGGTGGGCGGTCCGCACGGTATCGGCGTACTGCTGCTGGGCAGACAGGTGCCCTGTGTGCCGCTGGTGCACGGCGGCGGACACGAACGCGATCTGCGCTCGGGAACCTCCGATGTGGCGGCGGCGGTCGGGTTGGCCGCGGCGCTGCGGGACGCGGCCAACGATCTGCCAGGGCGTACCGCGCAGCTGCGTGCGCTGCGCGATCGGTTGATCGCGGGCGTGCGCGCGCTGGCGCCCGACGCGGTGCTCAACGGCCCGGCCGACGAACGCAGGCTGGCCGGCAATGCCCACTTCACCTTTCCCGGCTGCGAGGGCGACTCGCTGTTGATGCTGCTCGACGCCGCCGGGGTCGAATGCTCCACCGGGTCGGCCTGCAACGCGGGCGTGGCCTCGCCGAGTCATGTGCTCATCGCGATGGGCGTCGAGCCGTGGCAGGCGCGCAGCTCGCTGCGGTTCTCGCTGGGCCATACCTCGACCGGAGCCGATGTCGAAACCCTGTTGACCGTGCTGCCGCAGGTCATCGATCGGGCCAGGGCCGCCGGCCTGGCCGGCGCTAGAGGAGGTGCCTGA
- a CDS encoding MerR family transcriptional regulator, producing the protein MQHPNTHPADGASAADKLDDDTYPAYSMGRAAEILGVTQAFLRGLDAARLLTPQRSDGGHRRYSRYQLRIAARVRELVDAGNALDASCRIVILEDQLAEAQRINTGLQRELDDRGDDPSS; encoded by the coding sequence GTGCAGCATCCGAACACCCATCCCGCCGATGGCGCCAGCGCCGCGGACAAGCTCGACGACGACACCTATCCCGCCTACAGCATGGGACGCGCCGCGGAGATCCTCGGCGTCACCCAAGCGTTCCTGCGTGGCCTCGACGCGGCCCGGCTGCTGACTCCGCAACGCTCAGACGGCGGGCACCGCCGCTACTCGCGCTACCAGCTGCGGATCGCCGCACGCGTGCGCGAACTCGTCGATGCGGGCAACGCTCTCGACGCGTCGTGCCGGATCGTGATCCTGGAAGATCAGCTCGCCGAGGCCCAGCGCATCAACACCGGCCTACAGCGCGAACTCGACGACCGTGGCGACGACCCCTCGTCCTGA
- a CDS encoding class I SAM-dependent methyltransferase gives MRGALAGHQYLRAALALFADSVRTAGGGPVADVGCGPGEVTAHLHELGVDAFGIDLSPAMIDVARRDHPGLRFEVGSMTELNLPVASVAGLLAWQSLIHIPDDEVPTVFGRFHRALRPGGPLQLLFHVGEESLLKTEGYGGHPMKVHVHRRQPDQVASWLHDAGFVVEAQMLLDPDAKAQQAILFARSKS, from the coding sequence GTGCGCGGCGCCCTCGCCGGACACCAGTACCTTCGCGCGGCTCTGGCGTTGTTCGCCGACAGCGTGCGGACCGCTGGCGGCGGACCGGTCGCGGACGTCGGCTGCGGCCCCGGTGAAGTCACCGCCCACCTGCATGAGCTCGGTGTCGACGCCTTCGGTATCGACCTCTCCCCGGCGATGATCGACGTGGCCCGGCGCGACCACCCCGGCCTGCGGTTCGAGGTGGGCTCGATGACGGAACTGAACCTGCCCGTCGCTTCGGTGGCCGGCCTGCTCGCCTGGCAGTCGTTGATCCACATCCCAGACGACGAGGTGCCGACTGTATTCGGGCGCTTCCACCGAGCATTGCGTCCCGGCGGACCGTTGCAACTCCTGTTTCACGTCGGCGAGGAGTCGCTGTTGAAGACGGAGGGCTACGGCGGTCACCCGATGAAGGTCCATGTCCACCGCCGTCAGCCGGACCAGGTGGCGTCCTGGCTGCATGATGCCGGATTCGTGGTCGAGGCCCAGATGCTGCTCGACCCGGATGCGAAAGCTCAGCAAGCGATTCTTTTCGCACGCAGTAAGTCCTAA
- a CDS encoding recombinase family protein — protein sequence MALVGLVRVSTSKQETARQHDDLDPICVKVFDEKISGTIKVADRPGLQAALAYLRPGDLLTVQEADRLGRNLLEGLIVLNDLFQQGISVKVLHGIAAGEHTERSLILDLALALAEDRRRDIARKTRDGLDAAARRGRKGGRPRVVDADKRRAILARHAEGQSLREISRGVGVSLAVVHGEVKATREPATESV from the coding sequence ATGGCGTTGGTCGGTCTGGTCCGGGTCAGTACGAGCAAGCAGGAGACCGCGCGCCAGCACGATGACCTCGACCCGATCTGCGTGAAGGTCTTCGACGAGAAAATCAGCGGCACCATCAAAGTCGCCGACCGGCCCGGCCTGCAGGCCGCCCTGGCCTACCTGCGGCCCGGCGACCTGCTGACCGTGCAGGAGGCCGATCGGCTCGGCCGCAACCTGCTCGAGGGGCTGATCGTGCTCAACGATCTGTTCCAGCAGGGCATCTCGGTCAAGGTGCTCCACGGCATCGCGGCCGGCGAGCACACCGAGCGCAGCCTGATCCTGGACCTGGCGCTCGCGCTGGCCGAGGACCGGCGCCGCGATATCGCCCGCAAGACCCGCGACGGCCTGGATGCCGCAGCCCGCCGTGGCCGCAAGGGTGGTCGGCCGCGGGTGGTCGACGCCGACAAGCGCCGCGCGATCCTGGCCCGTCATGCCGAAGGTCAGTCGCTGCGCGAGATCTCCCGCGGCGTTGGGGTCAGCCTGGCCGTTGTCCACGGCGAAGTGAAGGCGACACGGGAGCCAGCGACCGAGTCGGTGTGA